In one Paracoccus everestensis genomic region, the following are encoded:
- the fba gene encoding class II fructose-bisphosphate aldolase (catalyzes the reversible aldol condensation of dihydroxyacetonephosphate and glyceraldehyde 3-phosphate in the Calvin cycle, glycolysis, and/or gluconeogenesis), with amino-acid sequence MAMITLRQLLDHAAENGYAVPAFNINNMEQGLAIMTAAQATKSPVILQASRGARAYANDLVLAGLIQGFARAFPDIPLCMHLDHGNGLATCATAIQNGFTSVMMDGSLKADGKTPADYDYNRDVTAQVVQMAHACGVSVEGELGVLGSLETGMGDQEDGHGATEQLGHDQLLTDPDEAVRFVNDTKVDALAIAMGTSHGAYKFSRKPDGDILAMHVIEEIHTRLPNTHLVMHGSSSVPEDLQQIINSYGGDIKPTWGVPVEEIQRGIKHGVRKVNIDTDNRLAMTAAIRKVFSEEPSEFDPRKYLKPAMQMMSQVCKDRFEAFGTAGNADKIVPLPLSAMASRY; translated from the coding sequence ATGGCTATGATTACCCTGCGCCAGCTTCTCGACCACGCGGCCGAGAATGGCTACGCGGTCCCCGCCTTCAACATCAACAACATGGAGCAGGGTCTGGCGATCATGACCGCAGCGCAGGCGACGAAATCGCCGGTGATCCTGCAGGCCAGCCGGGGCGCGCGCGCCTATGCCAACGACCTGGTGCTGGCGGGGCTGATCCAGGGCTTTGCCCGCGCCTTCCCGGACATCCCGCTGTGCATGCATCTGGACCACGGCAACGGTCTGGCGACCTGCGCCACCGCGATCCAGAACGGCTTTACCAGCGTGATGATGGACGGATCGCTGAAAGCCGACGGCAAGACGCCCGCCGATTACGACTATAACCGCGACGTGACCGCCCAGGTGGTGCAGATGGCGCACGCCTGCGGCGTATCCGTGGAAGGCGAGCTGGGCGTGTTGGGCAGCCTGGAAACCGGCATGGGCGACCAGGAGGACGGCCACGGCGCGACGGAACAACTGGGCCACGACCAGCTTCTGACCGACCCGGACGAGGCCGTGCGCTTTGTCAACGACACCAAGGTGGATGCGCTGGCCATCGCCATGGGCACCTCGCACGGCGCCTACAAGTTCTCGCGCAAGCCCGATGGCGACATCCTGGCGATGCACGTGATCGAGGAAATCCACACCCGCCTGCCCAACACCCATCTGGTGATGCATGGCTCGTCCTCGGTCCCCGAGGATCTGCAGCAGATCATCAACAGCTATGGCGGCGACATCAAGCCGACCTGGGGCGTCCCGGTCGAGGAAATCCAGCGCGGCATCAAGCACGGCGTGCGCAAGGTCAACATCGACACCGACAACCGCCTGGCCATGACCGCCGCGATCCGCAAGGTGTTTTCCGAGGAACCGTCCGAGTTCGATCCGCGCAAATACCTCAAGCCCGCGATGCAGATGATGTCGCAGGTCTGCAAGGACCGCTTCGAGGCTTTCGGCACGGCCGGCAACGCCGACAAGATCGTGCCGCTGCCGCTGTCGGCAATGGCTTCGCGGTATTGA
- a CDS encoding class 1 fructose-bisphosphatase, producing MLKLPNDGPATGRLLSQVLTGGGPAAIVRAIAEAQPPLMQRLAAGRLHGDPTEIVGVNDTGDKQKALDVGAHHHMIEVLRRAGVRQVLSEEAEAVIPLNPDGAWDVAMDPIDGSGSIGIGAPLGMLFSILPAAPEGFLRTGESVVAAGYASFGHSMDFGWSLGDGTHIAGWDDEAGEFRMVRENVVLKAKASTIAYNASNERHWTSGLQAWVADLRAGRDGPLGKNYNMRWLAAAVGELHRILLNGGAFLYPADRRPGYGNGKLRLVYEAMPIAFLVEEAGGLASDGTQPIRYRKPLAVHDMTPLIFGAKDEVETILGYLAEPTEG from the coding sequence ATGCTGAAACTGCCGAACGACGGCCCGGCCACGGGCCGCCTGCTGTCGCAGGTGCTGACAGGGGGTGGCCCCGCCGCCATTGTCCGCGCCATTGCCGAGGCGCAGCCCCCGCTGATGCAGCGTCTGGCCGCGGGACGCCTGCACGGCGACCCGACCGAGATCGTGGGCGTCAACGACACCGGCGACAAGCAGAAGGCGCTGGACGTGGGCGCCCATCACCACATGATCGAGGTGCTGCGCCGCGCCGGTGTCCGCCAGGTCCTGTCCGAGGAAGCCGAGGCGGTCATTCCCCTCAACCCCGACGGCGCCTGGGACGTGGCGATGGACCCCATCGACGGATCGGGCAGCATCGGCATCGGCGCGCCCTTGGGGATGCTGTTTTCCATCCTGCCCGCCGCGCCCGAAGGCTTTCTGCGGACGGGTGAATCGGTGGTGGCTGCGGGCTATGCCAGCTTCGGCCATTCGATGGATTTCGGCTGGTCCCTGGGCGACGGCACCCATATCGCCGGCTGGGACGACGAGGCGGGCGAGTTCCGCATGGTGCGCGAGAACGTCGTGCTGAAGGCCAAGGCATCCACCATCGCCTATAACGCGTCGAACGAACGCCACTGGACGTCGGGGCTGCAAGCCTGGGTCGCCGATCTGCGCGCGGGCCGGGACGGGCCGCTGGGCAAGAACTACAACATGCGCTGGCTGGCCGCCGCCGTGGGCGAATTGCACCGCATCCTGCTGAACGGGGGCGCGTTCCTTTATCCCGCCGACCGGCGCCCCGGATACGGAAACGGCAAGCTGCGGCTGGTCTATGAGGCGATGCCCATCGCCTTTCTGGTCGAAGAGGCGGGCGGCCTTGCATCCGACGGCACGCAGCCCATCCGTTATCGCAAACCGTTAGCGGTACACGACATGACGCCCCTGATATTCGGCGCTAAGGACGAGGTCGAGACGATCCTCGGCTATCTGGCCGAACCCACCGAAGGATAA
- the derI gene encoding D-erythrulose-4-phosphate isomerase produces the protein MKLAIAGDSAGEGLAKVLADHLKDKHQVSEISRTDEGPDAFYANLSDRVASQVKDGTFDRAILVCGTGIGVCIAANKVPGIRAALTHDTYSATRAALSNDAQVITMGARVIGPELAKAIADAWLAETQNFDKAGKSAGNVNAIDAVDSKYNKA, from the coding sequence ATGAAACTGGCAATTGCAGGCGACAGCGCGGGCGAGGGTCTGGCCAAGGTTCTGGCCGACCATCTGAAAGACAAACATCAGGTGTCGGAAATCAGCCGCACCGACGAAGGCCCGGACGCCTTCTATGCCAACCTGTCCGACCGCGTGGCGTCCCAGGTCAAGGACGGCACCTTTGACCGCGCCATCCTGGTCTGCGGCACGGGCATTGGCGTCTGCATCGCGGCCAACAAGGTGCCGGGCATCCGCGCCGCGCTGACCCATGACACCTATTCCGCCACCCGCGCCGCGCTGTCGAACGACGCGCAGGTCATCACCATGGGCGCGCGCGTGATCGGCCCGGAACTGGCCAAGGCCATCGCTGATGCCTGGCTGGCCGAGACCCAGAACTTCGACAAGGCCGGCAAGTCCGCAGGCAACGTGAACGCAATCGACGCGGTCGATTCGAAATACAACAAGGCCTGA
- a CDS encoding triose-phosphate isomerase: protein MTDFWIGTSWKMNKTLDQARVFAEGLAAADAGRDPRIQRFVIPPFTAVRQVKEWLSGTSVKVGAQNMHWADEGAWTGEISPVMLRDCNLDIVELGHSERREHFGETDDTVGLKTEAAVRHGLIPLICIGETLAERESGRAQDVLETQVRGALGKLTGDQKNATILLAYEPVWAIGVNGIPATSDYADARQAEIVAVAQNVLGRRVPCLYGGSVNPGNCEELISCPHIDGLFIGRSAWNVDGYLDILARCAATIGEKQ, encoded by the coding sequence ATGACGGATTTCTGGATCGGCACAAGCTGGAAGATGAACAAGACGCTGGATCAGGCACGCGTCTTTGCCGAAGGCCTGGCCGCCGCCGATGCGGGCCGCGACCCGCGCATCCAGCGTTTCGTGATCCCGCCCTTCACCGCCGTGCGGCAGGTCAAGGAATGGCTGTCAGGCACATCCGTGAAGGTCGGCGCGCAGAACATGCACTGGGCCGACGAGGGCGCCTGGACGGGCGAGATTAGCCCCGTGATGCTGCGCGACTGCAACCTCGACATCGTGGAACTGGGCCACAGCGAACGGCGCGAGCATTTCGGCGAGACGGACGACACCGTGGGCCTAAAGACCGAGGCCGCGGTCCGTCACGGGCTGATCCCCCTGATCTGCATCGGCGAGACGCTGGCCGAACGCGAATCCGGCCGTGCCCAGGACGTGCTGGAAACGCAGGTGCGCGGCGCGCTTGGCAAGCTGACAGGCGATCAGAAGAACGCCACGATCCTGCTGGCCTATGAACCTGTCTGGGCCATCGGCGTTAACGGGATCCCCGCCACGTCCGACTATGCCGATGCCCGCCAGGCCGAGATCGTCGCGGTCGCGCAGAACGTGCTGGGGCGCCGCGTGCCCTGTCTTTACGGCGGCTCGGTCAATCCGGGCAATTGCGAGGAACTGATTTCCTGCCCGCATATCGACGGGCTGTTCATCGGCCGGTCCGCCTGGAACGTGGACGGCTATCTCGACATCCTGGCGCGCTGCGCCGCAACCATCGGAGAAAAGCAATGA
- a CDS encoding DeoR/GlpR family DNA-binding transcription regulator produces MKRDERRQAIMDLLVGARAVDLDDLADRFAVSRMTIHRDLDDLEQAGLLRKVRGGATIEAGTQFESDFRIRALQDSDAKARMARAALDLVEPGMTVMVNDGSMAALLGANLVDKAPLTVITNNAAVIDRLKDAPRVTLIALGGTYSAKFNGFFGVVTEDALSRLRADLAFISTPAVAGLRAFHMDDAAVRAKRAMISAADRAVLLVNHTRFGRSALHALADLTDFDAIITDAAPAPHDRAAIERAGLRLTIARD; encoded by the coding sequence TTGAAGCGCGACGAACGCAGGCAGGCGATCATGGACCTTTTGGTCGGCGCCCGCGCCGTGGATCTGGACGATCTGGCCGACCGTTTCGCCGTGTCGCGCATGACCATCCACCGCGACTTGGACGACTTGGAACAGGCGGGTCTGCTGCGCAAGGTGCGCGGCGGCGCCACCATCGAGGCGGGCACCCAGTTCGAGAGCGACTTTCGCATCCGTGCGTTGCAGGACTCTGATGCCAAGGCCCGCATGGCCCGCGCGGCGCTGGATCTGGTGGAACCCGGCATGACCGTGATGGTCAACGACGGGTCCATGGCGGCGCTGTTGGGCGCCAACTTGGTCGACAAGGCCCCCCTGACCGTCATCACCAACAACGCCGCCGTGATCGACCGACTGAAGGACGCGCCGCGCGTGACGCTGATCGCCCTTGGCGGCACCTACAGCGCCAAGTTCAACGGCTTCTTCGGCGTCGTGACCGAGGATGCGCTGTCGCGGCTGCGCGCGGATTTGGCCTTTATTTCCACGCCTGCCGTGGCCGGGCTGCGGGCTTTCCACATGGACGACGCGGCGGTGCGCGCCAAGCGCGCGATGATCTCTGCCGCCGACCGGGCGGTGCTGCTGGTCAACCACACTCGCTTCGGCCGGTCCGCGCTGCACGCGCTGGCGGACCTGACCGACTTCGACGCCATCATCACCGACGCCGCCCCCGCGCCCCATGATCGCGCCGCGATCGAGCGGGCCGGGCTGCGGCTGACCATTGCAAGGGATTGA
- the tkt gene encoding transketolase gives MPLDSPKDPKIAAKADLDPQNFALANCIRALSIDAVNAANSGHPGAPMGMADAATVLFRNHLKFDAKNPDWPDRDRFVLSNGHASMLLYSLLHLTGYEDMTLEQVRNFRQWGSITAGHPEYGHAKGIETTTGPLGQGLATAVGMALAERRLAAEFGDDLVDHHTYVFTGDGCLQEGIGQEAISLAGHLGLSKLIVLYDDNDITIDGPTSISFSEDVPARFQACGWHVERCDGHDGKALDAAIAAAKAETGKPSLIAMKTVIGFGSPNKAGSYSVHGSPLGKDEAALTREAIGWPHEAFVIPEDLLSEWRKIGTRGATDREAWEARLAGKSAEVRDEFNRRQSGILPEGYDAAVKAARDALFADPKKAATRKASQMALEPLTAALPEMIGGSADLTGSNLTRVKAVDSQYTREAPGRYIGYGVREFGMAAAMNGINLHGGFIAYGGTFLVFSDYARNAIRLSALMGVGTIFVMTHDSIGLGEDGPTHQPIEHLASLRAIPNLTVLRPADTVETLEAWDIAIRNRNVPSLLALSRQDVPQLRLEAGDENLTAKGAYVIRQFGEGRDVTLIATGTEVQLAVQAAETLHGQGLAVAVVSMPSWELFDAQPEDYRNATLGDAPRIAVEAAGKFGWTRYVASEDDVIGMTGFGASAPIDRLYQEFGITADAIVARAKALTGK, from the coding sequence ATGCCCCTAGATTCGCCCAAAGACCCCAAGATCGCGGCCAAGGCCGACTTGGATCCGCAGAACTTCGCGCTGGCCAACTGCATTCGCGCGCTGTCCATCGACGCGGTGAACGCGGCGAATTCGGGCCATCCGGGCGCCCCCATGGGCATGGCCGACGCGGCCACGGTGCTGTTCCGCAACCACCTGAAGTTCGACGCCAAGAACCCCGACTGGCCGGATCGCGACCGCTTCGTGCTGTCGAACGGCCACGCGTCCATGCTGCTCTATTCCCTGCTGCACCTGACGGGCTATGAGGACATGACGCTGGAGCAGGTCAGGAACTTCCGCCAGTGGGGATCCATCACGGCGGGCCACCCGGAATACGGCCATGCCAAGGGGATCGAGACGACGACCGGCCCGCTGGGCCAGGGTCTCGCCACGGCGGTGGGCATGGCATTGGCGGAACGGCGGCTGGCGGCAGAGTTCGGTGACGATCTGGTCGATCATCACACCTATGTCTTCACTGGCGACGGCTGCTTGCAGGAAGGCATCGGGCAGGAAGCCATCAGCCTTGCGGGCCATCTGGGCCTGAGCAAGCTGATCGTGCTGTATGACGACAACGACATCACCATCGACGGCCCGACCTCGATCAGCTTCTCGGAAGATGTGCCCGCGCGCTTCCAAGCCTGCGGCTGGCACGTCGAGAGGTGCGACGGCCACGACGGCAAGGCGCTTGACGCGGCCATCGCGGCGGCCAAGGCGGAAACCGGCAAGCCCTCGCTGATCGCGATGAAGACGGTGATCGGCTTCGGCTCGCCCAACAAGGCGGGCAGCTATTCGGTCCATGGATCGCCCCTGGGCAAGGACGAGGCCGCGCTGACCCGCGAGGCGATCGGCTGGCCGCACGAGGCCTTTGTGATCCCCGAGGACCTGCTGTCGGAATGGCGCAAGATCGGCACCCGCGGCGCCACCGACCGCGAGGCTTGGGAAGCGCGTCTGGCGGGCAAGTCCGCCGAGGTCCGCGATGAATTCAACCGCCGCCAGTCGGGCATCCTTCCCGAAGGGTATGACGCCGCCGTCAAGGCCGCCCGCGACGCGCTGTTCGCGGACCCCAAGAAGGCCGCGACCCGCAAGGCCAGCCAGATGGCGCTGGAGCCGCTGACCGCCGCCCTGCCGGAAATGATCGGCGGGTCCGCCGACCTGACCGGGTCGAACCTGACCCGCGTCAAGGCCGTGGACAGCCAGTACACGCGCGAGGCGCCGGGCCGCTATATCGGCTATGGCGTGCGCGAATTCGGCATGGCCGCCGCGATGAACGGGATCAACCTGCATGGCGGCTTCATCGCCTATGGCGGGACGTTCCTGGTCTTTTCGGACTATGCCCGCAACGCGATCCGCCTGTCGGCGCTGATGGGGGTCGGCACGATCTTCGTGATGACCCATGACAGCATCGGCCTGGGCGAGGATGGCCCGACCCACCAGCCGATCGAGCATCTGGCCAGCTTGCGTGCCATCCCGAACCTGACGGTCCTGCGCCCCGCCGACACGGTGGAAACGCTGGAAGCCTGGGACATCGCGATCCGCAACCGCAATGTCCCGTCCTTGCTGGCCCTGTCGCGCCAGGACGTGCCGCAACTGCGGCTAGAGGCCGGGGACGAGAACCTGACCGCCAAGGGCGCCTATGTGATCCGCCAGTTCGGCGAGGGCCGCGACGTGACGCTGATCGCCACGGGGACCGAGGTGCAGCTTGCCGTCCAGGCCGCCGAAACGCTGCATGGCCAGGGCCTGGCCGTCGCCGTCGTGTCGATGCCGTCGTGGGAACTGTTCGACGCGCAGCCCGAGGATTACCGCAACGCGACCCTAGGCGACGCGCCGCGCATCGCCGTGGAAGCGGCAGGCAAGTTCGGCTGGACGCGCTATGTCGCGTCCGAGGACGACGTGATCGGCATGACCGGCTTTGGCGCATCCGCGCCCATCGACCGGCTGTACCAGGAGTTCGGGATCACGGCGGATGCCATCGTCGCCCGCGCGAAGGCATTGACCGGCAAGTAA
- a CDS encoding sugar-binding transcriptional regulator translates to MARHGGIDPEKSLATRAAWLHYAGGLTQAAVAKRLGVTGVKAHRLIARAVADGAVKVSIDGAIVECAALEDRLCKRYGLAFCEVAPDLGEDGIPLRALGLAGAGFLRREIERGEHRVIGLGHGRTLAAAVGELPRFDANGTHFVSLLGGLTRNYSANRHDVMHRLAEKTGAQAYVLPVPFFANSETDRAVLLAQPGVREIFDLANGAGLKFVGMGTVDPGAQLVASGMIEPREIDEIRAAGGVGEMMGHFLDAQGHVLDTTLSARTLSASLDDPGDSRVVVIAGGADKVQAIRAALKSGRLRGLITDEATAVALAHP, encoded by the coding sequence ATGGCGCGGCATGGCGGGATCGACCCTGAAAAAAGCCTCGCCACCCGCGCGGCATGGCTGCATTACGCGGGCGGGTTGACCCAGGCGGCGGTCGCCAAGCGGCTGGGCGTCACCGGCGTCAAGGCGCATCGGCTGATCGCCCGCGCCGTGGCCGACGGCGCGGTCAAGGTTTCCATCGACGGCGCCATTGTCGAATGCGCGGCGCTGGAGGATCGGTTGTGCAAGCGCTACGGCCTGGCCTTCTGCGAGGTTGCCCCCGATCTGGGCGAGGATGGGATCCCCTTGCGCGCCCTGGGCCTGGCGGGGGCCGGCTTTCTGCGCCGGGAAATCGAACGGGGGGAACACCGCGTCATCGGCCTGGGCCATGGCCGCACGCTGGCCGCCGCGGTCGGGGAACTGCCGCGCTTCGATGCGAACGGCACGCATTTCGTGTCGCTGCTGGGCGGGCTGACGCGGAACTACTCGGCCAACCGCCATGACGTGATGCACCGGCTGGCCGAAAAGACCGGCGCGCAGGCCTATGTCCTGCCGGTGCCGTTCTTTGCCAATTCGGAAACCGACCGCGCGGTGCTGCTGGCGCAACCGGGCGTGCGCGAGATTTTCGACCTGGCCAATGGCGCGGGGCTGAAGTTCGTGGGCATGGGCACGGTCGATCCCGGCGCGCAACTGGTCGCATCCGGCATGATAGAGCCGCGAGAGATCGACGAGATCCGCGCGGCAGGGGGGGTAGGCGAGATGATGGGCCATTTCCTCGATGCCCAAGGCCATGTGCTGGATACCACGCTGTCGGCGCGCACGCTGTCGGCATCGCTGGACGATCCGGGCGACAGCCGCGTGGTGGTGATCGCGGGCGGGGCCGACAAGGTGCAGGCGATCCGCGCCGCCCTGAAAAGCGGCCGGTTGCGCGGGTTGATCACGGATGAGGCGACGGCGGTGGCCTTGGCCCACCCATAG
- a CDS encoding iron-containing alcohol dehydrogenase, whose translation MVAPFAFATATEILFARGQAAVAAARIKGMGQRVLLVHGRDAGRAGWLADALTAQGCKITGFAVPREPDVPLIQEGIRAAQGADVVVALGGGAVIDAGKAIAALVPATRPMLDHLEVVGHGLPLDNPPLPFVAIPTIAGTGAEVTRNAVIGVPEQRRKVSLRDARMLPRLAIVDPALTDGCPRAVTLASGLDAITQVIEPFVCTRANPLTDALCRDAIPRGLAAIRRLMEDEDPAARDEMAWVSLCGGLALANAGLGAVHGLAGPLGGLTGAPHGAICGALLPHVLMANRRAATDPGAIERLDQVARWIGAGFDTPFASMPEATRALADWSHRAGLPALTALGIGPEAQTAAAEAAATSSSMKANPVALTENELRRIMEEAG comes from the coding sequence ATGGTCGCGCCCTTCGCCTTTGCCACCGCGACCGAGATCCTGTTCGCCAGGGGCCAGGCGGCTGTCGCGGCGGCGCGGATCAAGGGGATGGGCCAACGGGTGCTGCTGGTCCATGGCCGCGACGCGGGCCGCGCGGGATGGTTGGCCGATGCGCTGACCGCGCAGGGCTGCAAAATCACGGGCTTTGCCGTCCCGCGCGAACCGGATGTTCCCTTGATCCAGGAAGGCATCCGCGCGGCGCAGGGGGCTGATGTTGTCGTGGCCCTGGGCGGGGGGGCGGTGATCGACGCGGGCAAGGCCATTGCCGCCCTTGTTCCCGCCACGCGCCCGATGCTGGATCACCTTGAGGTCGTGGGCCACGGCCTGCCGCTGGACAACCCGCCCTTGCCCTTTGTCGCCATTCCCACCATAGCCGGCACGGGGGCCGAGGTCACGCGCAACGCCGTGATCGGCGTGCCGGAACAGCGCCGCAAGGTCAGCCTCCGCGATGCGCGGATGCTGCCGCGCCTTGCGATCGTCGATCCGGCGCTAACCGACGGGTGCCCGCGCGCGGTGACGCTGGCCTCGGGCCTCGATGCCATCACCCAGGTGATCGAGCCTTTCGTCTGCACCCGCGCCAATCCGCTGACCGATGCGCTGTGCCGCGACGCGATCCCACGCGGGCTGGCCGCGATCCGGCGGTTGATGGAGGATGAAGATCCAGCAGCCCGGGACGAGATGGCCTGGGTCAGCCTTTGCGGCGGGCTGGCGCTTGCCAATGCCGGGTTGGGCGCGGTCCATGGCCTTGCCGGGCCGCTGGGCGGGCTGACCGGCGCCCCCCATGGCGCAATCTGCGGTGCGTTGCTGCCCCATGTGTTGATGGCAAACCGCCGCGCCGCGACCGATCCGGGTGCCATCGAGCGTCTGGATCAGGTGGCCCGCTGGATCGGTGCGGGTTTCGACACGCCCTTCGCCTCGATGCCCGAGGCCACGCGGGCGCTTGCCGACTGGTCCCATCGCGCGGGCCTTCCGGCGCTGACCGCGCTTGGCATCGGCCCCGAAGCGCAGACCGCCGCAGCTGAGGCGGCGGCAACCTCGTCCTCGATGAAGGCCAACCCTGTGGCGCTGACCGAAAACGAGTTGCGCCGCATCATGGAGGAGGCGGGCTGA
- a CDS encoding sugar phosphate isomerase/epimerase family protein gives MTLTLSLNTNPLVNRFADPDDLIDTVARDLRIRDLQLTHEFINPGWPAPVIRRLTRQMAAALDRTGVRVTSGMTGPYGRLNHFGHPDRDVRRYYVDWFKTFADIIGDLGGTSVGTQFAIFTYQDYDDPQRREALIQTAIDCWAEVADHAKAAGLSYVFWEPMSVGREFGETIAACMELQDRLTAANMAVPMWMMADIDHGDVTSPNPDDTDPYAWARTVPKVSPIIHIKQSMMDKSGHRPFTAEYNAKGAIQPEPLLAALAQGGAVDNEICLELSFKEREPNDRQVIAQIAESVAFWAPHIDSGAGDLRV, from the coding sequence ATGACCCTGACGCTTTCGCTGAACACCAACCCGCTGGTCAACCGCTTTGCCGACCCCGACGACCTGATCGACACGGTGGCGCGTGACCTGCGCATCCGCGATCTGCAGTTGACCCATGAATTCATCAACCCAGGCTGGCCCGCCCCGGTGATCCGGCGCCTGACCCGCCAGATGGCTGCCGCGCTGGACCGCACCGGCGTGCGCGTGACCAGCGGCATGACCGGACCTTACGGGCGGCTCAACCACTTCGGCCACCCCGACCGCGACGTGCGGCGATACTATGTGGACTGGTTCAAGACCTTCGCCGACATCATCGGCGACCTTGGCGGCACATCGGTCGGCACGCAGTTCGCGATCTTTACCTATCAAGATTACGACGACCCGCAACGGCGAGAGGCGCTGATCCAGACCGCCATCGACTGCTGGGCCGAGGTCGCGGACCACGCCAAGGCCGCCGGTCTGTCCTATGTCTTCTGGGAACCGATGAGCGTGGGGCGCGAATTCGGCGAAACCATCGCCGCCTGCATGGAATTGCAGGATCGGTTGACGGCGGCAAACATGGCCGTGCCGATGTGGATGATGGCCGATATCGACCATGGCGACGTGACCAGCCCCAACCCGGACGACACCGACCCCTATGCCTGGGCGCGCACGGTGCCCAAGGTCAGCCCGATCATCCACATCAAGCAATCGATGATGGACAAGTCGGGCCATCGCCCGTTTACCGCCGAATACAATGCCAAGGGTGCGATCCAGCCGGAACCCCTTCTGGCGGCATTGGCCCAGGGCGGGGCCGTGGACAACGAAATCTGCCTCGAACTGTCCTTCAAGGAACGCGAACCGAACGACCGGCAGGTGATCGCCCAAATCGCCGAGAGCGTGGCCTTCTGGGCGCCGCATATCGACAGCGGCGCCGGGGATCTGAGGGTCTGA
- a CDS encoding glycerol-3-phosphate dehydrogenase has product MTSDTDMIDLFVIGGGINGAGVARDAAGRGLKVVLCEKDDLAQGTSSRSGKLVHGGLRYLEYYEFRLVREALIEREVLLNAAPHIIWPMRFVLPHSPQDRPAWLVRLGLFLYDNLGGRKKLPGTRTLDLRRDPEGAPLLNQYHRGFEYSDCWVDDARLVILNAVGAAEKGATVLTRSPCISARRENGAWTVQTRNEVTGEIRSFRARCIVNCAGPWVSDVINNVAGSNSGRKVRLVKGSHIIVPKWWSGQQAYLVQNHDKRVIFINPYEGDKALIGTTDVAYEGRAEDVAVGQDEIDYLLAAVNRYFKEKLRPSDVLHAFSGVRPLFDDGAGNPSAVTRDYVFDLDATGGAPLLNVFGGKITTFRELAERGMHRLKGIFPKMGPDWTEAAPLPGGEIANADFESFLNLQRDLHPWMPRPLIVHYARLYGARIRDVVAGAMNMADLGRHFGGTLYEAEVRYLVAREWAQTPEDILMRRTKHYLHLTPAEQQAFADWFDGSDLAKAA; this is encoded by the coding sequence ATGACCTCTGACACCGACATGATCGACCTTTTCGTCATCGGCGGCGGCATCAACGGCGCGGGCGTGGCGCGCGACGCGGCGGGCCGGGGTCTGAAGGTCGTGTTGTGCGAAAAGGACGACCTGGCGCAGGGCACGTCCTCCCGGTCGGGCAAGCTGGTCCACGGGGGCCTGCGCTATCTGGAATATTACGAATTCCGCCTGGTCCGCGAAGCCCTGATCGAGCGCGAGGTGCTGCTGAACGCCGCCCCGCACATCATCTGGCCGATGCGCTTCGTGCTGCCCCATTCGCCGCAGGATCGCCCGGCCTGGCTGGTCCGGCTGGGCCTGTTCCTTTACGACAACCTGGGCGGGCGCAAGAAGCTGCCCGGCACCCGCACGCTGGACCTGCGCCGCGACCCCGAGGGCGCGCCGTTGCTGAACCAGTATCACAGGGGGTTCGAATACAGCGACTGCTGGGTGGACGACGCCCGCCTTGTGATCCTGAACGCGGTCGGCGCGGCGGAAAAGGGCGCCACCGTCCTGACCCGCAGCCCCTGCATTTCCGCCCGGCGCGAGAACGGCGCCTGGACCGTGCAGACCCGCAACGAGGTCACGGGAGAGATCCGCAGCTTCCGTGCGCGCTGCATCGTCAACTGCGCGGGGCCTTGGGTCAGCGATGTCATCAACAATGTCGCCGGGTCCAATTCCGGCCGCAAGGTCCGGCTGGTCAAGGGCAGCCACATCATCGTGCCGAAATGGTGGTCGGGCCAGCAGGCCTATCTGGTCCAGAACCACGACAAGCGGGTCATCTTCATCAACCCCTATGAAGGCGACAAGGCGCTGATCGGCACCACCGACGTGGCCTATGAGGGCCGGGCCGAGGACGTGGCCGTGGGCCAGGACGAGATCGATTACCTGCTGGCCGCCGTGAACCGCTATTTCAAGGAAAAGCTGCGCCCTTCGGACGTGCTGCACGCCTTTTCCGGAGTGCGCCCGCTGTTTGACGACGGTGCGGGCAACCCGTCCGCCGTGACGCGCGATTACGTCTTCGACCTGGACGCCACCGGCGGTGCGCCGCTGCTGAACGTATTCGGCGGCAAGATCACCACCTTCCGCGAACTGGCCGAACGCGGGATGCACAGGCTGAAGGGCATCTTTCCCAAGATGGGACCGGACTGGACCGAAGCCGCCCCCCTGCCGGGCGGAGAGATCGCCAACGCCGATTTCGAATCTTTCCTGAACCTGCAGCGCGACCTGCATCCCTGGATGCCGCGCCCGCTGATCGTTCATTACGCCCGCCTTTACGGCGCGCGGATCAGGGATGTCGTCGCGGGCGCGATGAACATGGCGGACCTTGGCCGCCATTTCGGCGGCACGCTCTATGAAGCCGAGGTCCGCTATCTGGTCGCCCGCGAATGGGCGCAAACGCCCGAGGACATCCTGATGCGCCGCACCAAGCATTACCTGCACCTGACGCCCGCCGAACAGCAGGCCTTCGCGGACTGGTTCGACGGGTCCGATCTGGCAAAGGCTGCGTGA